Part of the Streptomyces sp. NBC_01460 genome, GATCAGTTGGTCGAAGGGGAAGCGGCCTGCCTGCCACAGACCGATCAGCCGGGGTATCAGCAGTTCGGGTACGGCGTCCCCCTCACAGATGTGCCGGATACTGCGGCCTCCGTCGAGCGTGCCCGGTTCGAGTGGCAGTGCGGTGTGGAGGCGTGCCACGAGACCGAGGGTGCCGGTCGGGCGCAGAGCGCGGAGCGCGTCGTTGATGAGCGGGGCGGAGGCCGTTGTGTCGAGGGCGTACTGCGCGCCACCGTCGGTGTGCCGACGGATGCGCTCGGCCAGCCCGACCGTCACGGCGGGCATCGGGACCGCGCCGAACCGCTCGGCCAGGTCCAGGCGCCCGCGATGCCGGTCGACGGCCACGGTCCGTACGCCGGCGGCTGTGGCAGCCATGACCGCGGCCAGGCCCACCGCTCCCGCGCCGAGTACGACGAGGGTGTCGCCGGGACCGGCACGGAAGGTGTTCAGCACCGCTCCGGCACCGGTGAGGGCGCCGCAGCCGAGCGGACCGAGCAGTTCGAGCGGCAGGTCCGGGTCGACCCGGACGGCGTTACGTGCCGGGACGAGGGCGTATTCGGCGAAGGAGGACTGGCCGAACCACCGGGATCCCAGCGCTCCCCCGACGGCATCGGTGAACCGTGACGCGCCCTCCTCACGTCCCCCGAAGAGGTTGAGTGAGGCGAAGGAGTCGCAGTAGGCGGGGGCCGCTCCGCGGCAGTTACGGCAGTCTCCGCAGGAATCGAAGCTCAGCACGACGTGGTCACCGACGCCGATCGCGCTGTCCGCGCCATCGCCCGACGCCACCACGACTCCGGCTCCCTCGTGTCCGAGGACCGCCGGCAGCGGTGTGCGGCCGGCTGATCGCCGGACCGCGAGATCGGTCCGGCACATTCCGCATCCCGCGATCTCTACGAGGATCTCACCGGCGGCCGGCCCGGTGCTCAGGACGATCTCCTCCACCGCGAACGGGGTCTCGTACGAGCGCAGCACGGCGGCTCGGTACTTCATCTCTCCTCCTCCCGCGGCCGGTACCTCATCTCTCCTCCTCCCGCGGCCGGTGCACGACGAACGGACGGAGGTTGCCGTAAAGGCCCCACGGTCCCCCCGCGACGCCGACCCCGCTGTCCTTGACGCCGGCGAAGGGCTGGGCGAGGGAGAGTTCGGCGTGGTGGTTGATCCAGGCCGTGCCGCATTCGAGCCGGTCGGCTGTCGCCGCCGCCCGGTCGAGGTCGGTGCCCCAGACGGAGCCGCCCAGCCCGAAGCCGGTGCCGTTGGCCGCTTCGACGGCTTCGTCGAGGTTGCGGTACGGCAGCACCGGCAGGACCGGTCCGAACTGTTCCTCGGTCACCACCGGGTCGTCGGGAGGGACGTCAGTGAGGATCGTGGGAGCGTAGAAGTAGCCTGGTCCGTCGAGCCGGTGACCGCCGGTCGCCGCCCTGGCACCGGCCGCCAGGGCGCGTTGCGTGACCCGCTCGACCCGGGCCAGCTGATGGACGTTGTTGACCGGCCCGAGCCGGGTGCCCGAGTCCAGGCCGGGTCCGACGACGACGGTCTTCGCGCGGTGTGCGAGGGCCTCGACGACCTCGGCGTGGAGCCGGGCCGGCGCGTAGACGCGTTTGACCGCCATGCAGACCTGCCCGCAGTTGCGGAAGGCGGCCCAGAACAGCCGGTCCGCGATCCTGTCCACGTCGACGTCGTCCAGGAGGACGGCCGCGTCATTGCCACCCAGTTCCAGGGTGACACGGGCGAGGGAGACGGCCGCGGCCCCGGCGACGGCCCGCCCGGTCGGAACCGAGCCGGTGAAGGTGACGTGACGGATACCCGGGTGGGAGGCGAGGCGGGCGCCGAGAGGTTCCCGGCCGGTGACGACGGTCAGGACGTCCTCGGGCAGGGCTGTGGCGAGGACGGCACCGAGCAGTCGGGTGGCAAGGGGGGTGTACGGGGACGGTTTGAGGACCACGGTGTTGCCGGCCGCGAGCGCGGGCGCGAACTTCGCCGACGCGAGCTGAAGGGGGAAGTTCCACGGCACGATCGCGGCGACGGGTCCGAGGGGGCGCCAGCGGATCTCGCTGTGCACGGGCCGGCCGTCGTCGATCCGGCGGGTACGGGGAGCCAGATCGGCGAAGTACCGCAGCCGCGCCGCCGTACGGGCGACCTCGGCGTACGACTCGC contains:
- a CDS encoding NAD(P)-dependent alcohol dehydrogenase; this translates as MKYRAAVLRSYETPFAVEEIVLSTGPAAGEILVEIAGCGMCRTDLAVRRSAGRTPLPAVLGHEGAGVVVASGDGADSAIGVGDHVVLSFDSCGDCRNCRGAAPAYCDSFASLNLFGGREEGASRFTDAVGGALGSRWFGQSSFAEYALVPARNAVRVDPDLPLELLGPLGCGALTGAGAVLNTFRAGPGDTLVVLGAGAVGLAAVMAATAAGVRTVAVDRHRGRLDLAERFGAVPMPAVTVGLAERIRRHTDGGAQYALDTTASAPLINDALRALRPTGTLGLVARLHTALPLEPGTLDGGRSIRHICEGDAVPELLIPRLIGLWQAGRFPFDQLIRTYPLADINEAERDCDAGRVIKPVLLPERRDR
- a CDS encoding aldehyde dehydrogenase family protein; its protein translation is MPTPEAGHAPGHRAPRLAVIDPSTGESFGETPDQHPDELDDVIERARQAWAGWRADPAARTTGLNAAADAVEAAGDDLAPLLTREQGKPLSESYAEVARTAARLRYFADLAPRTRRIDDGRPVHSEIRWRPLGPVAAIVPWNFPLQLASAKFAPALAAGNTVVLKPSPYTPLATRLLGAVLATALPEDVLTVVTGREPLGARLASHPGIRHVTFTGSVPTGRAVAGAAAVSLARVTLELGGNDAAVLLDDVDVDRIADRLFWAAFRNCGQVCMAVKRVYAPARLHAEVVEALAHRAKTVVVGPGLDSGTRLGPVNNVHQLARVERVTQRALAAGARAATGGHRLDGPGYFYAPTILTDVPPDDPVVTEEQFGPVLPVLPYRNLDEAVEAANGTGFGLGGSVWGTDLDRAAATADRLECGTAWINHHAELSLAQPFAGVKDSGVGVAGGPWGLYGNLRPFVVHRPREEER